One window from the genome of Xiphophorus hellerii strain 12219 chromosome 16, Xiphophorus_hellerii-4.1, whole genome shotgun sequence encodes:
- the LOC116735477 gene encoding TLC domain-containing protein 5-like, producing the protein MATYWGGLAIMSALLTNTNRQGRSRIRAAEAPRSDSHTVRQKASSGGTIGSGGRGRTAIPALEVICSLIGWLCLYLLFCSTFSHRGPEWNCRLVTLTHGVIIVLLTAYVVFVDGPWPFTHAGTENTDLQIFALAVCLGYFFFDLGWCVCYRSEGPVMLAHHAASIVGILLALLMGVSGCETCGVIFGSEITNPLLQSRWFLRQLGLYDSLLGDAVDLLFILLFAAVRVGLGTVMFYCELTSPRTLLIMKLGGVVMYLLAWVFMVDIASFGYKKTRAKYRKWMVNRELKETSEEKPVGHEE; encoded by the exons ATGGCAACCTACTGGGGCGGTCTGGCTATCATGTCAGCCCTTCTGACCAACACCAACAGGCAAGGCAG ATCCAGGATCAGAGCCGCCGAGGCTCCGCGTTCAGACTCCCACACGGTGAGGCAGAAAGCCTCCTCTGGTGGGACAATCGGCAGCGGAGGCAGAGGAAGG ACTGCCATACCTGCATTGGAGGTGATCTGCAGCCTGATTGGCTGGCTGTGCCTCTACCTGTTGTTCTGTTCCACCTTCTCTCACCGAGGGCCCGAGTGGAACTGCCGCTTGGTCACCTTGACCCATGGCGTCATCATAGTGCTGCTGACGGCATACGTTGTGTTTGTTGACGGTCCCTGGCCCTTCACACATGCAG GTACAGAAAACACTGACCTCCAGATATTTGCCCTGGCAGTCTGCCTCGGCTACTTCTTCTTTGACCTGGGTTGGTGCGTGTGCTACCGGAGCGAGGGCCCAGTCATGCTGGCGCATCACGCCGCCAGCATCGTGGGCATCCTCCTGGCGCTGCTGATGGGCGTGTCGGGCTGTGAGACCTGCGGGGTGATCTTCGGCAGCGAGATCACCAACCCGCTGCTGCAGAGCCGCTGGTTCCTCCGCCAGCTGGGACTCTACGACAGCCTGCTGGGCGACGCCGTGGACCTGCTCTTCATCCTGCTGTTCGCCGCGGTGCGCGTCGGCCTGGGGACCGTCATGTTTTATTGCGAGCTCACTTCGCCCAGGACTTTGCTGATAATGAAGCTTGGCGGCGTGGTCATGTATCTGCTGGCCTGGGTGTTCATGGTGGACATCGCCAGTTTCGGCTACAAGAAGACCAGGGCCAAATACAGGAAGTGGATGGTGAACCGCGAGCTCAAAGAGACAAGCGAAGAAAAACCAGTTGGGCACGAAGAGTGA